A single region of the Streptomyces sp. NBC_01381 genome encodes:
- a CDS encoding response regulator transcription factor, with translation MTGSDASPAVTATPASAPVTLLIADDDEVTRSGLRTLLAAQPGITVVGEAADGVEAVEQARRLRPDVVLMDVRMPRRNGIEATRHLLAEPAEPAEPAEPPKVVVITTFENDGYVTAALSAGASGFVLKRLPVRQIAEAVRVVAAGEAILFPAALRRMVAARPLGSAEALPKAALTEREEEVLRLMATGLSNPEIAQSLMVSLETVKTHVGNVLTKLGAQNRTHAVVIAYESGLVVPGFTG, from the coding sequence ATGACCGGCTCCGACGCGAGCCCGGCCGTCACCGCAACCCCGGCCAGTGCCCCCGTCACCCTCTTGATCGCGGACGACGACGAGGTGACCCGCAGCGGTCTGCGCACCCTGCTCGCGGCGCAGCCGGGGATCACAGTGGTCGGGGAGGCCGCCGACGGCGTCGAGGCCGTCGAACAGGCGCGGCGGCTGCGCCCCGACGTGGTCCTGATGGATGTACGGATGCCGCGTCGCAACGGCATCGAGGCCACCCGGCACCTCCTCGCCGAGCCGGCCGAACCGGCCGAACCGGCCGAACCGCCGAAGGTCGTGGTCATCACCACCTTCGAGAACGACGGTTACGTCACCGCCGCACTCAGCGCGGGGGCCAGCGGGTTCGTGCTCAAGCGGCTTCCGGTCCGGCAGATCGCCGAGGCGGTACGCGTGGTGGCGGCGGGCGAGGCGATCCTCTTCCCCGCGGCCCTGCGCCGGATGGTCGCCGCCCGCCCGCTGGGCTCCGCCGAGGCGTTGCCGAAGGCGGCGCTGACGGAGCGCGAGGAGGAGGTGCTGCGGCTGATGGCCACCGGCCTGTCCAACCCGGAGATCGCGCAGTCGCTCATGGTGAGCCTGGAGACGGTGAAGACGCACGTCGGGAACGTGCTGACCAAGCTCGGTGCGCAGAACCGGACCCACGCGGTGGTGATCGCGTACGAATCAGGCCTGGTGGTGCCGGGGTTCACCGGCTGA
- a CDS encoding sensor histidine kinase, which yields MIRGIRPLLSGSTYSGMLFAYCGALASLPLLPFALLPTLAWPSAPYGVQAVLVLLIWAALIGLAGLARTTRRALIAFARRLLRVPLPDPAAEPSGADRWRTPLWLLLHVALGWTGALTSGVLILMGIALPGNWLDAEAGLSLFGRSLRSDGGWRSWAVALCCLLLAAVVCVVVTGVLRWLAPRLLGPSSAERLALMAEREQRLAERNKLAHELHDSIGHTLTATTIQAAVAGEVLSADPGAARAALRSIEESARAALEDLDYVLGVLREETAETAPTRTLADLPELLDRLRHAGAVLEVDLSGELAQVQGTLSRASYRILQEGLTNALRHGTGGPIGVRVAALPDRLELGVVNGAGAGMRTSAGVFRTSGHGLPGLAERVRLLHGEIEVGPDGPRHWRLAVRLPVRVSA from the coding sequence ATGATCAGGGGAATTCGGCCGCTGCTGAGCGGCTCCACGTATTCGGGCATGCTGTTCGCCTATTGCGGCGCGTTGGCGAGCCTTCCGCTGCTGCCTTTCGCCCTGCTGCCGACACTGGCGTGGCCATCCGCTCCCTATGGAGTGCAGGCCGTCCTGGTCCTCCTGATCTGGGCGGCACTGATCGGCTTGGCCGGTCTGGCCCGCACCACGCGGCGGGCGCTGATCGCGTTCGCCCGCCGACTGCTGAGGGTGCCGTTGCCGGACCCTGCCGCCGAGCCGTCCGGCGCCGACCGTTGGCGGACTCCCCTCTGGCTGCTGCTGCACGTGGCGCTGGGGTGGACGGGTGCGCTGACGAGCGGCGTGCTGATCCTCATGGGGATCGCCCTCCCCGGAAACTGGCTCGATGCCGAAGCCGGGCTGAGCCTGTTCGGCCGGTCGCTGCGGTCCGACGGCGGCTGGCGGAGCTGGGCGGTGGCACTCTGCTGCCTGCTGCTCGCGGCGGTCGTGTGCGTGGTGGTGACGGGCGTGCTGCGGTGGCTGGCGCCCAGGCTCCTGGGTCCTTCGTCGGCCGAGCGGCTCGCGCTGATGGCCGAGCGGGAGCAGCGCCTCGCCGAACGCAACAAGCTGGCCCACGAGTTGCACGACTCGATCGGGCACACGCTGACCGCGACCACGATCCAGGCGGCGGTCGCGGGCGAGGTCCTTTCCGCCGACCCGGGGGCGGCGCGGGCCGCGCTGCGCAGCATCGAGGAGTCGGCCAGGGCCGCGCTTGAGGACCTGGATTACGTACTGGGCGTACTGCGCGAGGAGACGGCGGAGACGGCACCGACGCGGACCCTGGCCGATCTGCCCGAGCTGCTCGACCGGTTGCGGCACGCGGGCGCGGTCCTCGAGGTGGATCTTTCGGGCGAGTTGGCGCAGGTGCAGGGGACGCTCTCCCGGGCCTCGTACCGGATCCTGCAGGAAGGTCTGACGAACGCGTTGCGGCACGGGACGGGCGGTCCGATCGGGGTCCGGGTGGCGGCCCTGCCGGACCGCCTCGAGCTCGGTGTGGTCAATGGGGCGGGCGCGGGCATGCGTACGAGCGCGGGTGTCTTCCGGACGTCCGGGCACGGCCTGCCCGGCCTCGCCGAGCGCGTGCGGCTGCTGCACGGTGAGATCGAGGTCGGCCCGGACGGGCCGCGGCACTGGCGCCTTGCGGTCCGGCTGCCGGTACGAGTGTCGGCATGA